The genomic stretch TGAACCCTGGAAAACAGCTGAAGGTCTTTGGGGTCCACATTGGGGAATTTATGGATCAGGTATTTCTCCCACAATTAAAACCGATAAATCGAAGACTCCATTTACTAAATGTAGTTGACTCAAAAATAGCTTTGGTTTTAAAATCAACGGCTATTTCGCATCTATTAAAATAAAACAATGATTAAATTTATTTTTTCGTTTGTGCTACTAATATTGGTAACGAGTACAGCTATTTCTCAGACACTTACAAAGGAAGAAAAGAAGTTGTATGATCTTATTATGGAATACAGAAAAGAAAATAATCTTTCTGTGATTCCTTTATCAAAATCTTTAACATTTGTAGCAAAAAAACACGTTGAAGATCTTGAAAATAATAATCCTAATCAAGGTACATGTAATACGCATAGTTGGTCAAATAAAGGCAATTGGACACCTTGTTGTTATACTCCTGATCACAGCGAGTCTAAATGTATGTGGAATAAGCCACGAGAATTGACTTCATATTTGGGAAACGGCTTTGAAATAGCTATGTGGCAAAGTCAAGGTGCAAAAGCAGTAGATGCAATCAATTCTTGGAAAAAAAGTAGTGGACATAATGTCGTTATGATTAATTTGGGGATGTGGAAAGACATAAAATGGAAAGCAATAGGAATAGCAATTTATGATACATATGCTGTTGTTTGGTTTGGTAGAGAATCGGATACAAATTAATTGAATATCATTTCATGTAACCATAATCCCAAATCAATCAACAAATAATCTTCAATTCCTTTTAAAAAATAAGTATATTGCATACTGTTATGCGTGCATAATAAAAATATACTATTCTTTTTGATAGAATTGCAGTATATTTAGTTCCATCAGAAAAACCATCAGAATACATGAAGTACAAGCATATTTTT from Kordia antarctica encodes the following:
- a CDS encoding CAP domain-containing protein, yielding MLLILVTSTAISQTLTKEEKKLYDLIMEYRKENNLSVIPLSKSLTFVAKKHVEDLENNNPNQGTCNTHSWSNKGNWTPCCYTPDHSESKCMWNKPRELTSYLGNGFEIAMWQSQGAKAVDAINSWKKSSGHNVVMINLGMWKDIKWKAIGIAIYDTYAVVWFGRESDTN